From a single Miscanthus floridulus cultivar M001 chromosome 8, ASM1932011v1, whole genome shotgun sequence genomic region:
- the LOC136472629 gene encoding plant cysteine oxidase 4-like, producing MAVAFPPHIMALSKVQRLYDACDVVFSSPAAAPTLGEIRWLQNILDGMEAADVGIDDGEKPTSSSSSSDDELSPKSGRCLLPAPAFTRITYVHIHQCDDFSIGVFCFPAGATLPLHDHPEMVVLSKLLYGSVRVRSYDWVAAPWPSPSRRKCGLARVVAADVVRRAPCQASVLFPRSGGNLHAFTAVTPCAILDVLTPPYSEDHGRPSTYFTDVPVPSLPGFAVLEETDLPEGFTVSGAPYLGPELTVDMDDDDDDDYDSYDDE from the exons ATGGCCGTGGCGTTCCCACCGCACATCATGGCGCTGAGCAAGGTGCAGCGGCTCTACGACGCCTGCGACGTCGTCTTctcctcgccggcggcggcgcccacGCTCGGGGAGATCAGATGGCTGCAGAACATCCTTG ATGGCATGGAGGCAGCCGACGTCGGGATCGACGACGGGGAGAAGCcgacgtcgtcctcgtcctcctccgacgACGAGCTGAGCCCCAAGAGCGGCCGCTGCCTCCTGCCGGCGCCGGCGTTCACGAGGATCACCTACGTGCACATACACCAGTGCGACGATTTCTCG ATCGGCGTCTTCTGCTTCCCGGCCGGCGCGACGCTGCCGCTGCACGACCACCCGGAGATGGTGGTGCTCAGCAAGCTGCTGTATGGCTCCGTGCGCGTGCGCTCCTACGACTGGGTCGCCgcgccttggccgtcgccgtcgaGGAGGAAATGTGGCCTGGCAAGGGTGGTGGCCGCGGACGTGGTGCGCCGCGCGCCCTGCCAGGCGTCCGTGCTCTTCCCGCGCAGCGGCGGCAACCTGCACGCCTTCACCGCCGTCACGCCCTGCGCCATCCTCGACGTCCTCACGCCTCCATACTCGGAGGACCACGGACGCCCCTCGACTTACTTCACCGACGTCCCCGTCCCGTCTCTCCCGGGTTTCGCTGTCTTGGAAGAGACGGACCTGCCCGAGGGTTTCACCGTCTCCGGGGCGCCATATCTTGGCCCTGAGCTCACGGTCGACatggatgacgatgacgacgacgactacGACAGCTACGACGACGAGTAG
- the LOC136476720 gene encoding 14-3-3-like protein GF14-A yields the protein MAAAAGTREEMVYMAKLAEQAERYEEMVDFMEKVVAAAASSELTVEERNLLSVAYKNVIGARRASWRIVSSIEHKEETRGAAGHAAAARGYRARVEAELSGICAGILRLLDDRLVPAAAAVDAKVFYLKMKGDYHRYLAEFKTGAERKDAADSTLAAYQAAQDIAVKELPPTHPIRLGLALNFSVFYYEILNSPDRACSLAKQAFDEAISELDTLGEESYKDSTLIMQLLRDNLTLWTSDMQEDGSDEMRDASKPDDE from the exons atggccgccgccgccggcacccGGGAGGAGATGGTCTACATGGCGAAGCTAGCGGAGCAGGCGGAGCGGTACGAGGAGATGGTCGACTTCATGGAGAAGGTCGTGGCGGCCGCCGCGTCCTCCGAGCTCACCGTCGAGGAGCGCAACCTGCTCTCCGTCGCCTACAAGAACGTCATCGGCGCGCGCAGGGCGTCCTGGCGCATCGTCTCCTCCATCGAGCACAAGGAGGAGACGCGGGGCGCCGCGggacacgccgccgccgccagaggCTACCGCGCCCGCGTCGAGGCCGAGCTCTCCGGGATCTGCGCGGGCATCCTCCGCCTCCTCGACGACCGCCTCGTCCCCGCCGCGGCGGCCGTTGATGCTAAGGTCTTCTACCTTAAGATGAAGGGGGATTATCACCGCTACCTCGCCGAGTTCAAGACCGGTGCTGAGCGTAAAGACGCCGCCGACTCCACGCTCGCCGCATACCAGGCCGCGCAG GACATCGCCGTCAAGGAGCTGCCGCCCACGCACCCCATCAGGCTCGGGCTCGCCCTCAACTTCTCCGTCTTCTACTACGAGATCCTCAACTCGCCCGACCGCGCCTGCTCCCTCGCCAAGCAG GCCTTCGATGAAGCTATTTCGGAGCTGGATACTCTTGGGGAAGAGTCCTACAAGGATAGCACCCTTATCATGCAGCTTCTTCGTGACAACCTCACCTTGTGGACTTCTGACATGCAG GAGGATGGCAGTGATGAAATGAGGGATGCAAGCAAGCCTGACGATGAGTAG
- the LOC136476719 gene encoding putative WEB family protein At1g65010, chloroplastic, producing MFSFKSSLRSSFNGSRVPNQGFMEESDVQEQLSRLQEELRKEREEKARALDEMQELRTTNKNSRNNKLKSNGGEEQSDLADRLQHLEGELEAARDSEKKMLLSLEAQTEQLEQTKVSLEEAKIEIASLRDSTNSSNPGRQPLKNFRRRGMMSFSFADPGAVETWSLQRELKLAVESEEKCKKAMDDLAIALNEQTTEARETKAKLSLVQAELNNARVEVESLKASLESTEGKLQLALEEAERLKVESDELAAASKEKERGLVDCIKLFEEDLSKGKEENDKLIESQRVVRDENSRLREMLKHAVGEANVARESLEIARVENSRLNEQIFEKESILQSIKQEYESLKISEAAAQSSIKELKDMIDAMFSSESTKTSATASPRDAKGSKVKENSVAADDVYSDVERSTQPDDIKNPGKQKKKTILRKFGEIMKKRNS from the exons ATGTTTTCTTTCAAGTCCAG CCTCAGGTCATCCTTCAATGGCAGCAGAGTCCCCAACCAAGGTTTCATGGAGGAATCAGACGTGCAGGAACAGTTGAGCAGACTGCAGGAGGAGCTGCggaaggagagagaggagaaggcaCGTgccctagatgagatgcaagagcTCAGGACGACGAACAAGAATAGTAGGAACAATAAATTGAAGAGCAATGGAGGCGAAGAGCAGTCGGACCTTGCAGACAGGTTACAGCACCTGGAAGGCGAACTGGAGGCAGCAAGAGATTCAGAGAAGAAGATGCTGCTGTCTTTGGAGGCCCAAACAGAGCAGCTTGAGCAGACCAAGGTATCTCTTGAGGAGGCCAAGATTGAGATAGCTTCGCTACGAGACAGCACCAACAGCTCTAATCCGGGTAGGCAGCCGTTGAAGAATTTCAGGAGAAGGGGTATGATGTCATTCTCCTTTGCCGACCCTGGAGCGGTTGAGACATGGTCGCTACAGCGTGAGCTCAAGTTAGCTGTGGAATCTGAGGAGAAGTGCAAGAAGGCCATGGATGACTTGGCCATAGCCTTGAATGAACAAACTACAGAGGCCAGAGAAACAAAAGCGAAGCTTTCATTGGTGCAAGCTGAGTTGAATAATGCAAGGGTCGAAGTGGAGAGCTTGAAGGCCTCGCTAGAAAGCACAGAGGGCAAGCTGCAGTTGGCACTGGAAGAGGCAGAGCGACTAAAAGTTGAGTCAGATGAATTGGCAGCGGCGTCAAAAGAAAAAGAGAGGGGCCTCGTTGATTGCATCAAGCTGTTTGAGGAGGACCTAAGTAAAGGAAAGGAAGAGAATGATAAGCTGATTGAATCACAGAGGGTGGTCAGAGATGAGAATTCTCGGCTGAGGGAGATGCTTAAGCACGCGGTGGGCGAAGCTAACGTAGCAAGGGAATCACTGGAGATTGCCAGAGTGGAGAACTCTCGCCTTAATGAACAGATATTTGAGAAAGAAAGTATCTTGCAGAGTATCAAGCAAGAATATGAATCCCTCAAGATCAGTGAGGCAGCGGCACAGAGTAGCATTAAAGAATTGAAGGATATGATTGATGCTATGTTCAGTTCCGAATCGACCAAAACATCAGCAACAGCATCACCTCGTGATGCCAAGGGAAGCAAGGTGAAAGAAAATTCTGTGGCAGCAGATGATGTGTATTCTGATGTCGAAAGATCTACTCAACCAGACGACATCAAAAACCCTGGAAAGCAGAAAAAGAAGACAATTCTCAGAAAATTTGGTGAAATAATGAAGAAAAGAAACTCTTAA